A stretch of Crossiella cryophila DNA encodes these proteins:
- a CDS encoding PH domain-containing protein, with product MSGLIFRIPTTAMIPVALLFLCATPLAFGAPGLQVIYLVPIALVLWVIRTRTVVDAEQVRIRTMFGARSIAWSEIASLRLTKRSGVKAVLADESEVTLPAVRVRDLDALAQASGGRFGESGTTEPGKTDEPR from the coding sequence CGGCTATGATTCCGGTGGCGTTGCTGTTCCTGTGCGCGACACCACTCGCCTTCGGCGCGCCGGGGCTCCAGGTGATCTACCTGGTGCCGATCGCACTGGTCCTGTGGGTGATCCGCACCAGGACCGTGGTCGACGCCGAACAGGTGCGCATCCGCACGATGTTCGGCGCCCGCAGCATCGCCTGGTCGGAGATCGCCTCGCTGCGACTGACCAAGCGCTCCGGCGTGAAGGCCGTGCTGGCCGACGAGTCCGAGGTCACGCTGCCCGCGGTGCGGGTGCGCGATCTGGACGCGCTGGCCCAGGCCAGTGGCGGCCGCTTCGGCGAGTCCGGCACGACCGAACCCGGCAAGACTGACGAACCCCGTTAA
- the ilvD gene encoding dihydroxy-acid dehydratase, whose amino-acid sequence MPPLRSRVTTHGRNAAGARSLWRATGMTDSDFGKPIVAIANSYTQFVPGHVHLRDLGDIVAEKIAEAGGVAREFHTIAVDDGIAMGHGGMLYSLPSRELIADAVEYMVNGHAADALVCISNCDKITPGMLMAALRLNIPVVFVSGGPMEAGKAVVVDGVAQAPTDLITAIAASASPDVDDEGLSIVERSACPTCGSCSGMFTANSMNCLTEALGLSLPGNGSTLATHAARRALFERAGTTVVELAKRYYQQDDESALPRNIANRAAFENAMALDVAMGGSTNTVLHVLAAAHEAEIDFTMADIDAVSRRVPCLAKVSPNSDYHMEDVHRAGGIPAILGELDRGGLLNRAVHTVHSANIDEWLGTWDIRAESPSAEAVELFHAAPGGVRTTKAFSTENRWSSLDTDAAGGCIRDREHAYTKDGGLAVLRGNLAEDGAVIKTAGIDEELWVFRGPARVVESQEQAVSAILGKQVQPGEVVVVRYEGPSGGPGMQEMLHPTAFLKGAGLGKVCALITDGRFSGGSSGISVGHISPEAADGGLIGLVQDGDEIVIDVHQRKLELLVDPAVLAERRAKMDASENPWQPVDRQRPVSKALRAYARLATSAATGAVRDPGK is encoded by the coding sequence GTGCCCCCGCTCCGCTCCCGCGTGACCACCCACGGCCGCAACGCGGCAGGCGCCCGTTCGCTGTGGCGCGCCACCGGTATGACCGACTCCGACTTCGGCAAGCCGATCGTGGCGATCGCCAACTCCTACACCCAGTTCGTGCCGGGCCACGTGCACCTGCGCGACCTCGGGGACATCGTGGCCGAGAAGATCGCCGAAGCCGGCGGGGTGGCCAGGGAGTTCCACACCATCGCGGTGGACGACGGCATCGCCATGGGGCACGGCGGCATGCTCTACTCGCTGCCCTCCCGCGAGCTGATCGCGGACGCGGTGGAGTACATGGTCAACGGCCACGCGGCGGACGCGCTGGTGTGCATCTCCAACTGCGACAAGATCACCCCCGGCATGCTGATGGCCGCGCTGCGGCTGAACATCCCGGTGGTCTTCGTCTCCGGCGGGCCGATGGAGGCTGGCAAAGCCGTTGTGGTGGACGGGGTCGCCCAGGCGCCGACCGACCTGATCACCGCGATCGCCGCCTCGGCCAGCCCGGACGTGGACGACGAGGGTCTGTCCATCGTGGAGCGCTCGGCCTGTCCGACCTGTGGCTCCTGTTCGGGCATGTTCACCGCCAACTCGATGAACTGCCTCACCGAGGCGCTCGGGCTGTCCCTGCCCGGCAACGGGTCCACCCTGGCCACGCACGCCGCCCGCCGGGCGCTGTTCGAGCGGGCCGGGACCACCGTGGTGGAGCTGGCCAAGCGGTACTACCAGCAGGACGACGAGTCCGCGCTGCCGCGCAACATCGCCAACCGGGCCGCCTTCGAGAACGCGATGGCGCTGGACGTGGCCATGGGTGGCTCGACCAACACGGTGCTGCACGTCCTGGCCGCCGCGCACGAGGCGGAGATCGACTTCACCATGGCCGACATCGACGCGGTCAGCCGCCGGGTGCCCTGCCTGGCCAAGGTGAGCCCGAACTCCGACTACCACATGGAGGACGTGCACCGGGCCGGTGGCATCCCGGCCATCCTGGGCGAACTGGACCGCGGCGGGCTGCTCAACCGCGCGGTGCACACGGTGCACAGCGCGAACATCGACGAGTGGCTGGGCACCTGGGACATCCGCGCCGAATCGCCATCGGCCGAGGCGGTGGAGCTGTTCCACGCCGCGCCGGGCGGGGTGCGCACCACCAAGGCGTTCTCCACCGAGAACCGCTGGTCCTCGCTGGACACCGACGCGGCTGGCGGCTGCATCCGGGACCGGGAACACGCCTACACCAAGGACGGCGGCCTGGCCGTGCTGCGCGGCAACCTGGCCGAGGACGGCGCGGTGATCAAGACCGCGGGCATCGACGAGGAGCTGTGGGTCTTCCGCGGCCCGGCTCGGGTGGTGGAGAGCCAGGAGCAGGCGGTCTCGGCGATCCTGGGCAAGCAGGTGCAGCCGGGCGAGGTCGTGGTGGTCCGGTACGAGGGCCCCTCCGGCGGGCCGGGGATGCAGGAGATGTTGCACCCCACCGCGTTCCTCAAGGGCGCCGGGCTGGGCAAGGTGTGCGCGCTGATCACCGACGGCCGCTTCTCCGGCGGCTCCTCTGGCATCTCGGTCGGGCACATCTCGCCGGAGGCTGCCGACGGCGGGCTGATCGGACTGGTCCAGGACGGGGACGAGATCGTCATCGACGTGCACCAGCGCAAGCTGGAGCTGCTGGTGGACCCGGCGGTGCTGGCCGAGCGGCGGGCCAAGATGGACGCCAGTGAGAACCCGTGGCAGCCGGTGGACCGGCAGCGCCCGGTGTCCAAGGCCCTGCGTGCCTACGCCCGGCTGGCCACCTCGGCCGCCACCGGCGCGGTCCGCGACCCCGGTAAATAA
- a CDS encoding DoxX family protein, producing MSTHDSGPGTSGGAHHFDDAGYTSTGTTAALPVDQAGGADTVRRKPFAWNGGADLGLLVLRLVLGGTFIAHGAQKLFGAFNGPGISGFAKFLESFGFQQTRILAYVTGITELGGGALIVLGFLTPLGAAGLLGVMINVVTLKWNNGFFLGSTGTGFEFDLVLGALAAALLFIGPGRASLDNGRAWARVPLPWGVLFLLVAAGSSVITLVVLR from the coding sequence GTGAGCACTCACGACAGCGGCCCCGGCACCAGCGGGGGCGCGCACCACTTCGACGACGCGGGCTACACGTCCACCGGAACCACGGCGGCGCTGCCCGTTGACCAGGCCGGCGGTGCGGACACCGTGCGGCGCAAGCCCTTCGCGTGGAACGGTGGCGCCGACCTCGGGCTGCTCGTCCTGCGCCTGGTGCTCGGTGGCACGTTCATCGCGCACGGCGCGCAGAAACTCTTCGGCGCGTTCAACGGACCGGGCATCAGCGGATTCGCCAAGTTCCTGGAGTCCTTCGGCTTCCAGCAGACCCGGATCCTGGCCTATGTCACCGGGATCACCGAGCTGGGCGGCGGCGCGCTGATCGTGCTCGGCTTCCTGACCCCGCTCGGCGCGGCCGGACTGCTCGGCGTGATGATCAACGTGGTCACGCTGAAGTGGAACAACGGCTTCTTCCTCGGCTCCACCGGCACCGGTTTCGAGTTCGACCTGGTGCTCGGCGCCCTGGCCGCCGCGCTGCTCTTCATCGGCCCCGGCCGGGCATCCCTGGACAACGGTCGCGCCTGGGCGCGCGTCCCACTCCCGTGGGGCGTGCTCTTCCTCCTGGTCGCGGCAGGCTCCTCGGTGATCACCCTGGTAGTCCTCCGCTAA
- a CDS encoding enoyl-CoA hydratase/isomerase family protein, which yields MSDAVQVQEISPAHWQVTIDNPPINVFDTAVIEGLGTLLDRIEASEELRVVVFDSADPEFFLAHFDMSGASVEAARGIGPSGLPAISDLLTRLAAAPVLSIAKIRGRARGVGSEFVLACDVRFASRENAVLGQPEVGAGVIPGGGGAERLSHLVGRARALEIIIGADDFDAETAERYGYVNRAIPDAELDSFVDAFACRIASFDRRPIASAKRLVDRVTLPADEHLLESQRAFGATLAWPETQARVAALFRKGLQQPGDLELRFGHHLNGLLAD from the coding sequence ATGTCAGATGCCGTCCAGGTGCAGGAGATCTCGCCCGCCCACTGGCAGGTGACCATCGACAACCCGCCGATCAACGTCTTCGACACCGCGGTCATCGAGGGCCTCGGCACGCTGCTGGACCGCATCGAGGCCAGCGAGGAGCTGCGCGTGGTGGTCTTCGACAGCGCCGATCCGGAGTTCTTCCTCGCCCACTTCGACATGAGCGGCGCCTCCGTCGAGGCCGCCCGCGGGATCGGCCCGTCCGGACTGCCCGCGATCTCCGATCTCCTCACCCGCCTGGCCGCCGCACCGGTGCTCAGTATCGCCAAGATCCGCGGCCGGGCCCGAGGGGTGGGCAGCGAGTTCGTGCTGGCCTGCGATGTGCGGTTCGCCAGCCGGGAGAACGCCGTGCTCGGTCAGCCCGAGGTCGGCGCGGGCGTCATCCCCGGTGGCGGCGGGGCGGAGCGGCTGTCCCACCTGGTCGGCCGCGCGCGGGCGCTGGAGATCATCATCGGCGCCGACGACTTCGACGCCGAGACCGCCGAGCGGTACGGCTACGTCAACCGCGCGATCCCCGACGCCGAACTCGACTCCTTCGTGGACGCCTTCGCCTGCCGGATCGCCTCCTTCGACCGCCGCCCGATCGCCTCGGCCAAACGCCTGGTCGACCGGGTCACGCTGCCTGCCGACGAGCACCTGCTGGAGAGCCAGCGAGCCTTCGGCGCCACGCTGGCCTGGCCGGAGACGCAGGCGCGGGTGGCGGCGTTGTTCCGGAAGGGCCTGCAGCAGCCGGGGGACCTGGAGCTGCGTTTCGGCCACCACCTCAACGGGTTGCTGGCCGACTGA
- a CDS encoding winged helix-turn-helix transcriptional regulator — protein sequence MVEEAWRRQDEPACSIERSLQVLGERWTLLVLREVFAGRHRFSEIRASLGLAPNLLSDRLKTLVEAGVLETRGYQEPGSRPRESYHLTESGRELRLVLGALQQWGDRHRPRPGGPTVLRRTADGDKPVHVAFHDDEGNQVPATDVAFVWNPVAAGLGQ from the coding sequence ATGGTCGAGGAAGCCTGGCGGCGGCAGGACGAGCCGGCCTGTTCGATCGAGCGCAGCCTCCAGGTGCTCGGCGAACGCTGGACGCTGCTGGTGCTGCGCGAGGTCTTCGCGGGCAGGCACCGCTTCTCCGAGATCCGCGCTTCCCTCGGCCTGGCCCCGAACCTGCTCAGCGACCGGCTGAAAACCCTGGTGGAGGCAGGCGTGCTGGAAACGCGCGGCTACCAGGAACCGGGCAGCAGGCCCCGGGAGAGCTACCACCTGACCGAGTCAGGCCGGGAGCTGCGGCTGGTCTTGGGCGCGCTGCAGCAGTGGGGGGACCGGCACCGGCCCCGTCCTGGCGGGCCGACGGTGCTGCGCCGCACCGCGGACGGGGACAAGCCGGTGCACGTGGCCTTCCACGACGACGAGGGCAACCAGGTCCCGGCCACCGACGTCGCCTTCGTCTGGAACCCGGTGGCGGCCGGGCTGGGTCAGTAG
- a CDS encoding 2-hydroxyacid dehydrogenase: MTLTVLLPDYPGAAELVSAIDGVRVVSYDPQDQLSMPAEAVEAEVFVPPFLASRKLVPLAKTFPKLKLVQLLSAGAEAWIGALPEQVKLSNCRGAHGGSTAEWVVGTLLSIYRDLREFDAAQRAGEWSYHQTDTLQDKRILVVGAGDLGHQLERRLTPFDTEVTLVGRTAREGVRGEDELPDLLGQYDVVIVVVPMTEDTRHLVDAKFLACMADGAIFVNAARGPVVDTDALLAELTSGRLRAALDVTDPEPLPAGHPLWTAPNLLLTPHVAGSVAGQHKRAFTIVARQIAQFAAGQDPDNLIRGSY, from the coding sequence GTGACCCTGACAGTGCTCTTGCCCGACTACCCGGGGGCCGCCGAGCTGGTCTCCGCGATCGACGGGGTGCGGGTGGTCAGCTACGACCCGCAGGACCAGCTCAGCATGCCGGCCGAGGCGGTCGAGGCCGAGGTCTTCGTGCCCCCGTTCCTGGCCTCGCGCAAACTGGTGCCGCTGGCGAAGACCTTCCCCAAGCTCAAACTGGTGCAGCTGCTCAGCGCGGGCGCCGAGGCGTGGATCGGCGCCTTGCCCGAGCAGGTGAAGCTGTCCAACTGCCGGGGCGCGCACGGCGGCAGCACCGCGGAATGGGTGGTCGGCACGCTGCTGTCGATCTACCGCGACCTCCGCGAGTTCGACGCCGCCCAGCGCGCGGGGGAGTGGTCCTACCACCAGACCGACACCCTCCAGGACAAGCGGATCCTGGTCGTCGGCGCCGGTGACCTGGGCCATCAGCTCGAACGCAGGCTGACCCCGTTCGACACCGAGGTCACCCTGGTCGGCCGCACCGCGCGGGAGGGCGTGCGCGGCGAGGACGAGCTGCCCGACCTGCTCGGCCAGTACGACGTGGTGATCGTGGTGGTGCCGATGACCGAGGACACCCGGCACCTGGTGGACGCCAAGTTCCTGGCCTGCATGGCCGACGGCGCGATCTTCGTCAACGCCGCCCGCGGCCCGGTGGTGGACACCGACGCGCTGCTGGCCGAACTCACCAGCGGCCGCCTGCGCGCCGCCCTGGACGTCACCGACCCGGAACCGCTGCCTGCCGGACATCCGCTGTGGACCGCGCCGAACCTGCTGCTCACCCCGCACGTGGCCGGCAGCGTGGCCGGTCAGCACAAGCGTGCATTCACCATCGTGGCCCGGCAGATCGCCCAGTTCGCGGCGGGCCAGGACCCGGACAACCTGATCCGCGGCAGCTACTGA
- a CDS encoding PQQ-dependent sugar dehydrogenase: MVALALLVSGCASFPEVRQADWTEQPRLQPQGGPPPGGGGGSGGGGGQQQRPNTPVPPPDGCKDFDPAVVATCLDQVAAIAVLPDGQSALAAERVSGRIFKVQPGQAPVEFARIPVDGATGGGLTGLALSPSYVEDGLVFAYITTGADNRVVRIAKGDGPKPVLTGIPRGPRNNGGALAKDRTGALLVATGNAGNGNSANDPASLAGKVLRITTSGKPAEGNPTASSAVIANGLTSPGGICSTSDHRSTWVTDRTDKQDVVYKLAMGKPLGTPAWTWPDRPGVAGCAAYTDRLSVALTAGAGMFNLALSNTGAFTGRPETTLKGVYGQLGGVDLAPDGNSWVGTLNKAGGKPVSSDDRVFVLPPQGGGGGGND, from the coding sequence ATGGTGGCGCTCGCCCTGCTGGTCTCCGGCTGCGCGAGTTTCCCCGAGGTCCGCCAGGCCGACTGGACCGAGCAGCCCCGGCTGCAGCCGCAGGGCGGTCCGCCGCCAGGTGGTGGCGGTGGGAGCGGCGGCGGTGGGGGCCAGCAGCAGCGGCCGAACACCCCGGTGCCACCGCCGGACGGGTGCAAGGACTTCGACCCCGCCGTGGTGGCGACCTGCCTGGACCAGGTGGCCGCGATCGCGGTGCTGCCGGACGGGCAGTCGGCGCTGGCCGCCGAGCGGGTCAGCGGCCGGATCTTCAAGGTCCAGCCCGGCCAGGCCCCGGTCGAGTTCGCCCGCATCCCGGTGGACGGCGCCACCGGCGGCGGGCTGACCGGGCTGGCGCTCTCGCCGAGCTACGTCGAGGACGGCCTGGTCTTCGCCTACATCACCACCGGCGCGGACAACCGGGTGGTGCGCATCGCCAAGGGCGACGGCCCCAAGCCGGTGCTCACCGGCATCCCGCGCGGTCCGCGCAACAACGGCGGCGCGCTGGCCAAGGACCGCACCGGCGCGCTGCTGGTGGCCACCGGCAACGCGGGCAACGGCAACTCGGCCAACGATCCGGCCTCGCTGGCCGGCAAGGTCCTGCGGATCACCACCTCCGGCAAGCCTGCCGAGGGCAACCCGACCGCGTCCAGCGCGGTCATCGCCAACGGCCTGACCAGCCCCGGCGGCATCTGCAGCACCAGCGACCACCGCAGCACCTGGGTCACCGACCGCACCGACAAGCAGGACGTGGTCTACAAGCTCGCCATGGGCAAGCCGCTGGGCACCCCGGCCTGGACCTGGCCGGACCGCCCCGGCGTGGCGGGCTGCGCGGCCTACACCGACCGGCTCTCGGTGGCGCTGACCGCGGGCGCCGGCATGTTCAACCTGGCGCTGAGCAACACCGGGGCGTTCACCGGGCGGCCGGAGACCACGTTGAAGGGCGTCTACGGGCAGCTCGGCGGGGTCGACCTGGCGCCGGACGGCAACTCCTGGGTGGGCACGCTGAACAAGGCCGGTGGCAAGCCGGTCTCCAGTGACGACCGGGTGTTCGTGCTGCCGCCGCAGGGTGGCGGGGGCGGCGGGAACGACTGA